Within Coffea arabica cultivar ET-39 chromosome 4e, Coffea Arabica ET-39 HiFi, whole genome shotgun sequence, the genomic segment GGCGTGGTTTCGAAGGCAGAAGGAATTTTACGACTTTAATTGGGGGCTGTCGGTTGGGCCAGTtagaccaggctccaccaagcCCAAGTTTGGCCCAAATAATTTAAAGGCGTGGTTTCGAAGGCAGAAGGAATTTTACGACTTTAATTGGGGGCTGTCGGTTGGGCCAGTtagaccaggctccaccaagcCCAAGTTTGGCCCAAATAAAAACCggaagaaaattattttgatcaaGTACAAGTAGGGCATTTGTCCTTGTTTTATGAATTTCGAGTGGGTTAATTAATTATGGAGAATAATCAAAATTAGTTAAAACTACTCCTCcttagattttagattttttttttttactatgaaAAAATATAGAGTATGTATAAAAGCAATTTAGGATATCgacaaaaaaaactaattattaAAAGACGAATAATATATTCAAAATCAGAATGTATGATTAGGTGAAATAATAATCAAAACGAGCCTTATGGACTGTTCTTGGTAGTcatcccattttttttttttatttgctcttATAAGGTTTAAAATTTCCATTAAATCATAAAAACCAACAAAATGAAGAATAAGGAGTGAAGCGATTTTCTTACTCATGAAAAGAATTCACATTTTAGTTGCACAAATAATCATTTCTTCATTATTTCTCCCGTCAAAATTGTTGTTCTAGCatagaatgattttttttaaaaaccatACTAGAATCATTATCATATAGTTTgcaattgcaaaattttggcTTTTTCCGTTAGTGCTAATCCTATTGTCGCCAACTTTTACCTTGTCCATAGCATAATAATCCTTTGTAAGTGATAACTGTTGGTGCCCTTAGTCCCGGTGAGTGCACTCGGCTGGCCGCCGGCGGCAATGCGGCAGTGTGCTTTTAAGTTGTCGGATATTATACAGCCTCAAACATAGAAAGAAGTGACGTCGGATGGGATTGGAACAGGACCAATTCATTCTTTCTCCCTCGAATTTTCATTGAATCTCTTGCTTTTTTGACTAACCATTAATAAGTATAATTCTTATTTCCATAACAGTTGACTTCCAAGgcttttgtgattctggtgtaaaTTGTGGCGTGCCTCCTTGATAAATAAAGTAGCtctatttgttttttatttatattttttactgTAATTGTTGGACTGGTTCCAGACAAGTTTATCTTCAAGTATTTATCACTTAGTGTCAATTGAGAACTAACCAATTCGCTGGAAAATGAAACTATTCGAGTTGTAAAGGCTGATATATTAAACTTCTATTTCTTTCTAGAGAACAAAAatattgtcaaaaaaaaaatccaagcaTTCcatccttattttttttttttacttaataaaATGGCACAAAAGCTTATCAAATATTCTAAGAGACAACATGCCCCTCTATAGAATTTAACTGCTTTGTTAAATTTAAAAGTGGATTAGATTTTGTCAAATTTGGAAGTAGATTAGATTTGGCAGCAGTATTTGAAATATGTAAAAATAAGAACTAAATAATAAGTATGTGAATTGCACTATTCAAACAAAGTTCGGATAGACCTTAATTAGTTTGTTgaatatgaaagcaaattagaTTAGAATTCAAATAATGAAAATTATTAGATTAGAATTTGGACAGCGAAATTATATGAAAATTGGACATATATAACATAACATGTTTACTATTGGAGAATGTTAAGTGATGAGTTTAACATTTTTGgagcattcaaaaaaaattataaaacacaTACCAAACCAAACTATTAATATTAGGAAACTTTAGGGAGGCTTattgataatttagtttaaTTGTGATTTTTATCACCTATAAGAAATGCTAAAGTTAGTATTTCTATCACCTATAGGAAATGTTAAAGTTAGTTTTTTTTCCTAAGTTATTTTAACTTGCTGATTCAAATATTCGAACTAAAACTAACAGATAAATGGACTTTTTGATAAGAGTTTAACCAAATTTTTCCCATCAAATTTGAACATTTCAACTAAACCAACAGATAAGTATTAGATAACATTAATCAAACTTTTTAAAgaataaataattcaaaaatcttGAAAAATAACACATTTCATATTATTGGAAATCTTCTAGAACATATCAACTGGTGAATAGTAATATAGTATCAATAGTATAGATATAGACATAGATAGATGTAGATTTGTTTAGCTGGCAAAATAATTTAAGTTTTGAAATGATGAGAATATAGACTACAATCAAGATTTTGAAATCAACTCATTAAATTTTgggaattaaaataaatagaaaatcaaCAAAAAAGGAATTGAGAGTTTGGGAAGAATTTAAATTTAGAAATGATGAGAATATTAGTCTACAATCAAGATTTTGAAATCAATTCATTACATTTTAGGAATCAAAATAAACAGaaaatctataaaaaaaaaaaaaaaggaattgacAGTTTggaaataatttaaattttgaaatgatgaTAATACAGCCTACAATCAAGATTTTGAAATCAACTCATTACATTTTAGGAATTATGATAAATAGAAAATCTACAAAAATAGGAATTGAGAGTTTAAACGTCTGGAATGGCTTCTAACCAAAAACCCCTTCTGTAATTTATACAGATATAGATCTAGATTGTGGTGTACAAATTTGTTTGTCGAGAACAAATGCATTAAGAAGTGAGCATTGGAGGAGTAAAGACTTGTTCTTGATGACCTCAGACGGTTTCAAATTACTATTACTCATCCAAGTCTTACAAATTCTTGTGAATTAAGTACGTCCTTGAGACACTTAACAAATAGCCGCTCTACCTGGACTTTCAGTTCTTGAGACTTCTTCTGTGTTTCTTTATCAAGTCAATACTCCAGGTGAACGTCAGCTGATGGTTGATTTACTTTGCCGGATTCCTGCATCAAGGAAGATACTAATCCAAGTCCAGCAGCACTTATAAATAGACCACAACATTCTTGTCCCATTAAGCTGTAAACCACAAGGCATTCTACTTCTATTTGCATCAGTTACCAGAGGCATTAACCATGGAGATTGTAGCTCTATCTGTCTCAGTAGTCATTGCTGTTTTCACTATTGCTCTTTCTGCATTTGCCTTTTTCAAGCCTGAGTCAGAAACCGATATCAAGCTTCCACCAGGGAGCTTTGGATGGCCAATTATGGGCGAAACGATGGAATTCTTGTTCGGGAAGCCTGAAAAGTTTGTTGGAGACAGGATGAAGAAGTATTCCCCTGACATCTTCAAGACTAAAATTCTCGGAGAAAAAACAGCAGTCATTTGTGGTCCAAGTGGTCATAAATTTCTCTTTTCTAATGAGCAAAAGCTCTTCACTGCATTTCGACCACATCCCACCCAAAGGCTATTCCGTTCATACCAGACTAAAGCGGGCGCCAGCGCCACCCTGCCACCGCGTCCTCCTCCTTCTGCTCCTGTTGTTGCTGATCAAAGAAAGCCACGAATCGATGAAGAGACTAAAGTCATAAGACAGCCTGGTTTTCTGAAACCTGAAGCATTGGCTCGATTTTTGGGGAAAATTGAATCCATCACCCAGCATCTTTTGCAAACTCATTTGGAAGGAAAAGATGAAGTGAAGGTCTTCCCCCTGGCCAAGACTATAACTTTGACAATTTCTTGCAAATTTTTCTTAGGCACGGACAATCCAGAGCGAATTGCGAGGCTCGtggatcatttcgatgatgtaaCAGTAGGGATGCATTCGATCATGGTGAATTTTCCAGGAACGATATACAATCGCGCGAACCAGGCTGCAGCAGCAATTAGGAAGGAGCTCCTGGACGTgatcaaggagaagaaagaagcaATGGCAGCAGGGAAGCCAATGCAGGACATACTGTCTCACATGATTGTTGTCACTGATGCAACTGGAAAAAGAATGCCTGAGGCTGAGATTGCTGATAAGATCATGGGCTTGATTACCGCAGGGTACAGCACGGTTGCCACCACCATAACTTTCTTGATGAAATATGTTGGAGAAAGACCTGATATCTACAGCAAGATCAGAGCAGGTAATGGATATCCTTGGCTCATCACGACAATCTTTTTCCAAACAATTCATTTGTAATCAAATAGATGCTCGAAGTGCAAATTTAGCCTATATTTTCTTCACCAATGTTTTTACACAGCAACTTCTACGTGCAGAGCAAATGGAGATAGCAGCCTCAAAGAAGCCGGGACAGTTCTTGGAATGGGAAGATATGCAGAAAATGAAGTACTCTTGGACCGTCATTTGCGAGACAATGAGACTAAATCCACCCCTTCAGGGAACATTCAGGGAAGTTCTAACCGATTTTACCTATGCTGGTTACACCATTCCAAAAGGATGGAAGGTGTACTGGACGGTAAGCACCACTAACATGAACCCAGCATACTTCAAGGATCCTGAGAAGTTCGATCCTTCGAGGTATGATTCAAGTGGAGAAGGCAGAGGTGTTGCAGCATATACCTATGTTCCGTTTGGTGGTGGACCAAGATTGTGCCCCGGAAAAGAGTATGCTAGATTGGCTATATTAGCATTCGTCCACAATGTGGTCAAGAACTACAAATGGGAGGTTTTGTTCCCTAATGAAAAGATCGCCGGTGACATGATGCCTACCCCAGAAAAAGGACTTCCCATACGTTTGCAGCCTGCATCATCATCTTAATTACTTCCAACTAAACGGATTGAGGCCGGAATAATTAAGCatccaattttttgttttttgatcgTTTTATCTTTTAAGCAGTGTATTCCAGattatttcttttgcattggTCGTCGTCCTGTGCCCCCGGGGCTTTGATCTGGTGGTAGTAGCCTAGTTAGGTACCACTGCTAAGGATGGAATCCCCGATGTAATAACCAACACGGCTTGGACAGGTTGGTGTGGGACACGTGTGGATTAGTCTGGTGATTCAGGATACCACACGTGGTcacttgacaaaaaaaaaaatttcgtcgtCATCCTGTAATATGTAtacagttttttttaaaaaaaaattggtataTATGTTATTTGAGATACATGTTTGTATAAATGTTGAATATACATTGAAAACAattaat encodes:
- the LOC113742842 gene encoding beta-amyrin 28-monooxygenase-like, with amino-acid sequence MEIVALSVSVVIAVFTIALSAFAFFKPESETDIKLPPGSFGWPIMGETMEFLFGKPEKFVGDRMKKYSPDIFKTKILGEKTAVICGPSGHKFLFSNEQKLFTAFRPHPTQRLFRSYQTKAGASATLPPRPPPSAPVVADQRKPRIDEETKVIRQPGFLKPEALARFLGKIESITQHLLQTHLEGKDEVKVFPLAKTITLTISCKFFLGTDNPERIARLVDHFDDVTVGMHSIMVNFPGTIYNRANQAAAAIRKELLDVIKEKKEAMAAGKPMQDILSHMIVVTDATGKRMPEAEIADKIMGLITAGYSTVATTITFLMKYVGERPDIYSKIRAEQMEIAASKKPGQFLEWEDMQKMKYSWTVICETMRLNPPLQGTFREVLTDFTYAGYTIPKGWKVYWTVSTTNMNPAYFKDPEKFDPSRYDSSGEGRGVAAYTYVPFGGGPRLCPGKEYARLAILAFVHNVVKNYKWEVLFPNEKIAGDMMPTPEKGLPIRLQPASSS